Proteins from a genomic interval of Youhaiella tibetensis:
- a CDS encoding DNA-3-methyladenine glycosylase I, translating to MTDTTDSPIRCFWASADDALYRHYHDREWGRPVTADARLFEKICLEGFQSGLAWITVLRKRERFREVFHGFDIDKVAAMTEEDVERLLTDTGIIRHRGKIVSTINNARRALELRKEFGSLAHYFWRFEPPAEELPPPGTVMAQTEASKRMSKDLRKRGFSFVGPTTAYAFMQAMGMVNDHAPDCFCYGEVEAERQAFKRPGR from the coding sequence ATGACCGACACTACCGATTCTCCCATCCGCTGCTTCTGGGCCTCCGCCGACGACGCGCTCTACCGGCACTATCACGATCGCGAGTGGGGCCGGCCGGTGACCGCCGATGCGCGCCTGTTCGAGAAGATCTGCCTGGAAGGCTTCCAGTCGGGCCTGGCCTGGATCACCGTGCTGCGCAAGCGCGAGCGTTTCCGCGAGGTGTTCCACGGCTTCGATATCGACAAGGTCGCGGCGATGACCGAGGAGGACGTCGAGCGGCTCCTGACCGATACCGGCATCATCCGCCACCGCGGCAAGATCGTCTCGACCATCAACAATGCTCGCCGGGCGCTGGAGCTGCGCAAGGAATTCGGCTCGCTCGCCCACTATTTCTGGCGCTTCGAGCCGCCCGCCGAGGAACTGCCGCCCCCCGGCACCGTGATGGCCCAAACCGAAGCCTCCAAGCGCATGAGCAAGGACCTGCGCAAGCGCGGCTTCAGCTTCGTGGGGCCGACGACGGCCTACGCCTTCATGCAGGCCATGGGCATGGTCAACGACCACGCGCCCGACTGCTTCTGCTATGGCGAGGTCGAGGCCGAGCGCCAGGCCTTCAAGCGCCCCGGCCGCTAG
- the hisS gene encoding histidine--tRNA ligase has protein sequence MTDKSKLIVPRLPRGFEDRTPADIAATDAMIARIKAVYQRYGFDPVETPLFEYTETLGKFLPDTDRPNAGVFSLQDDDEQWMSLRYDLTAPLARYFAENYDRLPKPFRSYRAGYVFRNEKPGPGRFRQFMQFDADTVGAAGAESDAEMCMMMADTMDALGLAGKYVVKVNNRKVLDGVLESIGLGKADPDKSLIVLRAIDKLDRLGPDGVRALLGKGREDESGDFTKGAGLDDEQISRVLAYTSAEGEGDPLFTDLIKLVSENATGLAGVEELRAMAALFASAGYGPDRIKIDPSVVRGLEYYTGPVFEIELTFAVTNEKGQKVVFGSVGGGGRYDGLVSRFRAEPVPATGFSIGVSRLANALKLTGNLQSEAVRGPVVVLVMDRDQTARYQAMVSELRNAGIRAEMYLGSSGMNAQMKYANRRNAPAVVIEGSNERAEGMVTIKDMVAGAEAAKEFTSNAEMKAARPAQVNVPRAGLVDAIKDMLA, from the coding sequence ATGACCGACAAATCCAAGCTGATCGTGCCGCGGCTGCCGCGCGGCTTCGAGGATCGCACGCCCGCCGACATCGCGGCGACCGACGCCATGATCGCCAGGATCAAGGCGGTCTATCAGCGCTATGGCTTCGATCCGGTCGAAACGCCTCTTTTCGAATACACCGAGACGCTGGGGAAGTTCCTGCCCGATACGGACCGGCCCAATGCCGGCGTGTTCTCGCTCCAGGACGATGACGAACAATGGATGAGCCTGCGCTACGACCTGACGGCGCCGCTCGCCCGCTATTTCGCCGAAAACTACGACAGGCTGCCCAAGCCGTTCCGCTCGTACCGGGCGGGCTACGTGTTCCGCAACGAGAAGCCCGGCCCCGGCCGCTTCCGCCAGTTCATGCAGTTCGACGCCGACACGGTCGGCGCCGCCGGCGCGGAATCGGATGCCGAGATGTGCATGATGATGGCCGACACCATGGATGCCCTGGGGCTCGCCGGGAAGTATGTGGTCAAGGTCAATAACCGCAAGGTGCTCGACGGCGTGCTGGAGAGCATAGGCCTGGGCAAGGCCGACCCCGACAAGAGCCTTATCGTGCTGCGCGCCATCGACAAGCTCGATCGCCTCGGCCCCGATGGCGTGCGCGCGCTGCTCGGCAAGGGCCGCGAGGACGAGAGCGGCGACTTCACCAAGGGTGCCGGGCTCGACGACGAACAGATTTCGCGCGTCCTTGCCTATACTTCGGCGGAAGGGGAGGGCGATCCGCTCTTTACCGACCTCATCAAGCTGGTTTCCGAGAACGCCACGGGGCTTGCCGGCGTCGAGGAACTGCGCGCCATGGCGGCGCTTTTCGCTTCGGCGGGCTACGGACCCGACCGCATCAAGATCGATCCGTCGGTGGTCCGTGGCCTCGAATACTATACCGGCCCGGTCTTCGAGATCGAATTGACCTTTGCCGTCACCAATGAGAAGGGCCAGAAGGTGGTGTTCGGCTCGGTGGGGGGCGGTGGCCGCTATGACGGGCTGGTGTCGCGCTTCCGCGCGGAGCCGGTTCCGGCGACGGGTTTTTCCATCGGCGTATCGCGCCTGGCCAATGCCCTCAAGCTCACGGGCAACCTGCAGTCCGAGGCCGTGCGCGGCCCGGTGGTGGTGCTGGTGATGGATCGCGACCAGACGGCGCGCTACCAGGCCATGGTTTCCGAACTGCGCAATGCCGGCATCCGCGCCGAAATGTACCTCGGTTCCTCGGGCATGAACGCGCAGATGAAATACGCCAATCGGCGCAACGCCCCGGCCGTGGTCATCGAGGGCTCCAATGAGCGCGCCGAGGGCATGGTCACCATCAAGGACATGGTGGCGGG